Proteins encoded within one genomic window of Nitrospina gracilis 3/211:
- the mnmE gene encoding tRNA uridine-5-carboxymethylaminomethyl(34) synthesis GTPase MnmE translates to MDDTIAAIATPLGEGGIHIVRISGKNAWPIASKLFRAAPPQATDSIPPLKATFGHIVDPETQRVLDEVLLIRFEAPRSYTCEDVVEIHGHGGAFVAARILQSVLDAGARLAQPGEFTRRAFLNGRLDLTQAEAVADLIHAASDKALASAVSQLQGKLSETLNGLYDRLLAVLSQLEAAIDFPEEGLEFERKQAMAGQVRAVQKEIDQLIATFRAGRIYREGWNVALVGKPNVGKSSLLNALLKEDRAIVTPHPGTTRDVLEERVRIRDLHLNIVDTAGIRHQPEEIEEEGIRRTRRALEKADLALVVLDASSPLDGNDTLLLDEVKGKPCFLLLNKSDRPAQLDIQTLAQKFPGEAPLNISATTGAGLDTLVDRLYTRMLEGVPSGEGAVITRERHRAALANATEALANVVNSLDGDLSEDLVAVDLNTALEHLGGLLGKTFVEDLLDQIFDDFCIGK, encoded by the coding sequence ATGGACGACACCATCGCCGCCATCGCCACACCGCTGGGAGAGGGAGGCATCCACATCGTCCGCATCAGCGGCAAAAACGCGTGGCCCATCGCCTCCAAACTGTTCCGCGCCGCACCGCCTCAGGCGACCGATTCCATCCCACCGCTCAAGGCGACCTTCGGCCACATCGTCGATCCCGAAACACAACGCGTGCTCGATGAAGTCCTCTTGATCCGCTTCGAAGCGCCGCGCAGTTACACCTGCGAGGACGTGGTGGAGATTCACGGCCACGGCGGCGCGTTCGTCGCCGCGCGCATCCTGCAAAGCGTGCTCGATGCCGGGGCGCGGCTCGCCCAACCCGGTGAATTCACACGCCGCGCATTTCTGAACGGCCGCCTCGACCTCACCCAAGCCGAAGCGGTGGCCGACCTCATCCACGCCGCCTCGGACAAGGCTCTCGCATCCGCCGTCTCGCAACTGCAAGGCAAGCTGTCCGAGACGTTGAACGGGTTGTACGACCGACTGCTGGCAGTGCTGTCTCAACTGGAGGCGGCGATCGATTTTCCGGAAGAAGGTTTGGAGTTCGAACGCAAGCAGGCCATGGCCGGGCAGGTGCGCGCCGTGCAGAAAGAAATCGACCAACTCATCGCCACCTTCCGCGCCGGACGCATCTACCGCGAAGGCTGGAACGTCGCGCTGGTGGGCAAACCCAACGTCGGCAAATCGAGTTTGCTGAACGCCCTGCTGAAAGAGGACCGGGCGATTGTCACGCCGCATCCCGGCACCACCCGCGATGTGCTGGAAGAACGGGTGCGCATCAGGGACCTGCATCTGAACATCGTCGACACGGCGGGTATCCGGCATCAGCCTGAAGAAATCGAGGAGGAGGGCATCCGCCGGACGCGACGCGCTTTGGAGAAAGCCGATCTCGCGCTGGTGGTGCTCGATGCCTCCTCGCCGCTTGACGGCAACGACACCCTGCTTTTGGACGAAGTGAAAGGCAAACCGTGCTTCCTTCTGCTCAACAAAAGCGACCGGCCCGCACAACTCGACATCCAGACGCTGGCGCAAAAATTTCCCGGCGAGGCGCCGCTCAACATTTCCGCCACTACGGGCGCGGGATTGGACACCTTGGTCGACCGCCTTTACACGCGCATGCTGGAGGGGGTGCCTTCCGGCGAGGGTGCGGTCATCACCCGCGAGCGTCACCGCGCCGCGCTGGCCAACGCGACCGAAGCACTCGCCAACGTGGTGAACTCGCTGGACGGCGACCTGTCGGAAGATCTCGTCGCCGTCGACCTCAACACCGCGCTCGAACACCTGGGCGGCCTGCTCGGCAAAACCTTCGTCGAAGACCTCCTCGACCAGATTTTCGACGATTTCTGCATCGGCAAATGA
- a CDS encoding sigma-54 interaction domain-containing protein — protein MGLELKNDSYHLIDNSDAISTVYDLIERAADSNSTVIITGESGTGKELIARALHHNSNRKSKPFVPVNCGAIPSELLETELFGHEKGAFTGAVNHRIGRMELAQDGTVFLDEIGDMPQLLQVKLLRVLAESEIDRVGGSKPIKIDVRVIAATHRNLEEAIGQGKFREDLFYRLNVIPISLPPLRERKEDIPLLVNHYLKRFNEEKCKSVTGISDAAMEILCRYPWPGNIRELANFMERMVVLSTASTLTPRDLPEKVLGDVPREQWEPLVQTEPNETPAEFLRNTMNSSYFVGIPDEGINLKKMVEEFEKELILEALEKTNWVKNKAAALLGLNRTTLVEKLKKMNI, from the coding sequence ATGGGGCTTGAACTAAAAAACGATTCCTACCACCTGATCGACAACAGCGACGCTATTTCCACGGTTTACGACCTGATTGAGCGTGCCGCCGACTCCAATTCCACCGTCATCATCACCGGCGAAAGCGGCACCGGCAAGGAATTGATCGCGCGCGCCCTGCACCACAACAGCAACCGCAAGAGCAAACCCTTCGTGCCGGTCAACTGCGGTGCCATTCCCAGCGAACTTCTGGAAACGGAACTGTTCGGCCACGAGAAGGGTGCGTTCACCGGAGCCGTCAATCACCGCATCGGGCGCATGGAACTGGCGCAGGACGGCACGGTGTTCCTCGATGAAATCGGCGACATGCCGCAGTTGCTTCAGGTGAAACTCCTGCGCGTTTTGGCAGAGAGTGAAATCGACCGCGTCGGCGGCAGCAAGCCGATCAAGATCGACGTGCGCGTCATCGCCGCCACCCACCGCAACCTGGAAGAGGCCATCGGGCAGGGCAAGTTCCGCGAGGACCTGTTCTACCGGCTGAACGTCATCCCCATCTCCCTGCCACCGCTACGCGAACGCAAGGAGGACATCCCCTTGCTGGTCAATCATTACCTGAAACGGTTCAACGAGGAAAAATGCAAAAGCGTCACCGGCATCAGCGACGCGGCGATGGAAATCCTCTGCCGCTACCCGTGGCCGGGCAACATCCGCGAGCTCGCCAACTTCATGGAACGCATGGTGGTGCTGAGTACGGCCAGCACGTTGACGCCGCGGGATCTGCCGGAAAAGGTATTGGGAGATGTGCCGCGCGAACAGTGGGAACCGCTGGTGCAGACCGAACCCAACGAAACCCCCGCCGAATTCCTGCGTAATACCATGAACTCGTCCTACTTCGTCGGCATCCCGGACGAGGGCATCAACCTGAAAAAGATGGTGGAGGAGTTCGAGAAGGAACTGATCCTGGAAGCTCTGGAGAAAACCAACTGGGTGAAGAACAAAGCCGCCGCCCTGCTTGGCCTCAACCGCACCACCCTGGTCGAAAAACTCAAAAAGATGAACATCC
- the aroE gene encoding shikimate dehydrogenase, whose translation MICVPIVGPTMDRALEDIDACRKVADFIEFRLDLIPGHDLPRLIEAAGDTPYIVTNRAKMDGGQFPGTEEERVAVIKQAIELGAMYIDIETSTPPELLRSVLENKGKSKAILSHHDFTRTDDKVDALYELMTQMPADVLKIITYAQDLSDNLRLLQLLSRARRDEVKLIAFCMGEKGEVSRILSPMYGGWLTFGSLDRGKESAPGQIPATTLKHIYRVNELNLDSKIFGVIGDPVNKSMGYLIHNRAFSELNLPNVYVPFWVKSLTRFFNTYQAYFTGLSVTMPFKEDIMKHMNRIDPLAQKIGAVNTVVREGNDWVGYNTDVTGALSALTAVTELKGTRVLIIGAGGTAKAIGHGVTEQGAALTLTYNRNKEKAEALAQELNAKLISIRDIDAHETDIVINCSPAGMTPNTKDTPYPARLLKPGMVVFDSVYNPMETRLIKDAREKGCTVIPGIELFVNQAIEQLKLWTGTTPPRDPLHEVVETRLRELAAKGV comes from the coding sequence ATGATTTGCGTTCCCATCGTCGGTCCCACCATGGACCGCGCGCTTGAAGACATCGACGCCTGCAGGAAGGTCGCCGACTTCATCGAATTTCGTCTCGACCTGATCCCCGGTCACGACCTTCCCCGCCTGATTGAAGCCGCAGGCGACACGCCGTACATCGTCACCAACCGCGCGAAGATGGACGGCGGCCAGTTTCCCGGCACGGAGGAAGAACGCGTCGCCGTCATCAAGCAGGCCATCGAGCTGGGCGCGATGTACATCGACATCGAAACCTCCACGCCGCCGGAACTCCTGCGCTCGGTGCTGGAAAACAAGGGCAAATCCAAAGCCATCCTGTCACACCACGATTTCACGCGCACCGACGACAAGGTCGATGCGCTCTACGAGTTGATGACGCAGATGCCCGCCGACGTGCTCAAGATCATCACCTACGCGCAGGATCTGAGCGACAACCTCCGCCTTCTACAACTGCTCAGCCGCGCGCGCCGCGACGAGGTGAAACTGATCGCGTTCTGCATGGGCGAGAAAGGCGAGGTCAGCCGCATCCTGTCTCCCATGTACGGCGGCTGGCTGACGTTCGGTTCTCTGGACCGCGGCAAGGAAAGCGCGCCGGGGCAGATCCCCGCCACCACGCTGAAGCACATCTACCGCGTCAACGAACTCAACCTGGACAGCAAAATCTTCGGCGTCATCGGCGACCCCGTGAACAAAAGCATGGGTTACCTCATCCACAACCGCGCTTTTTCGGAACTGAACCTGCCGAACGTGTACGTGCCTTTCTGGGTGAAAAGCCTGACGCGCTTCTTCAACACCTACCAGGCGTACTTCACCGGACTCAGCGTCACCATGCCGTTCAAGGAAGACATCATGAAACACATGAACCGCATCGACCCGCTGGCCCAGAAGATCGGTGCGGTCAACACGGTGGTGCGCGAGGGCAACGACTGGGTGGGCTACAACACGGATGTCACCGGCGCGCTGTCGGCGCTCACCGCAGTGACGGAACTGAAAGGCACGCGGGTGCTCATTATCGGTGCGGGCGGCACGGCGAAGGCCATCGGTCACGGCGTCACCGAACAGGGCGCGGCGCTCACGCTCACCTACAACCGCAATAAAGAGAAAGCCGAGGCGCTGGCGCAGGAATTGAACGCGAAACTCATCAGCATCCGCGACATCGATGCGCACGAGACCGACATCGTCATCAACTGCTCGCCCGCCGGCATGACGCCCAATACCAAAGACACGCCCTACCCCGCGCGCCTCTTAAAACCGGGCATGGTGGTGTTCGACTCGGTGTACAACCCGATGGAGACGCGCCTGATCAAGGACGCCAGGGAAAAAGGATGCACGGTGATTCCCGGCATCGAGCTGTTCGTCAACCAGGCCATCGAGCAGTTGAAACTGTGGACCGGCACCACCCCGCCGCGAGATCCCCTGCACGAAGTCGTGGAAACCCGCCTGCGCGAGCTCGCGGCAAAAGGCGTTTGA
- a CDS encoding flagellin N-terminal helical domain-containing protein, whose translation MASSIDPNTTSRLLTLIQRNQSGLRTTLAQVASGNRIVNPGIDPAGLGLSERLNAEIRALSQTSRNIETGSNFINVAEGGLATINELAARGRELAVQASNGTLGDTERGILNTEFQQVLGEIDRISQSLEFNGQNILNGDLAPGSPNQVNIQVGSGSGAENQINLNVVEATDTTTLGLAGLDITTVNNALTAIDSIDTALGTINQTRANVGSVSNRLATTAATTRDIIVNLAAAEEEIAGTDLARSISQLTEELTRVETSIRSLGIQNRSNENRVGRLLNINT comes from the coding sequence ATGGCCAGCTCCATCGATCCGAATACCACCAGTCGGTTGTTGACCCTGATTCAACGCAACCAGTCCGGGCTGCGCACCACGCTGGCGCAGGTGGCCTCGGGAAACCGCATCGTCAACCCGGGTATCGACCCGGCGGGACTGGGCCTGTCCGAACGGCTGAATGCGGAGATCCGCGCGCTCTCCCAGACCAGCCGGAACATCGAGACCGGGTCCAACTTCATCAATGTGGCCGAAGGTGGACTCGCCACCATCAACGAACTGGCCGCACGGGGACGGGAGCTTGCGGTGCAGGCCAGCAACGGCACGCTGGGAGACACCGAGCGCGGCATCCTGAATACGGAGTTTCAACAGGTGCTGGGGGAAATCGACCGCATCTCGCAGTCCCTCGAATTCAACGGCCAGAATATCCTGAATGGGGACCTCGCCCCGGGTTCGCCCAACCAGGTCAATATTCAGGTGGGTTCCGGGAGTGGAGCGGAAAACCAGATCAACCTGAACGTGGTCGAAGCCACAGACACCACGACGCTGGGCCTCGCGGGGTTGGACATCACCACCGTGAACAACGCGCTCACGGCGATCGACAGCATCGACACGGCATTGGGGACCATCAACCAGACCCGGGCCAACGTGGGGTCGGTTTCGAACCGGCTGGCTACCACCGCCGCCACGACGCGCGACATCATTGTCAACCTGGCTGCGGCTGAAGAGGAAATTGCGGGCACGGACCTCGCCCGGTCGATTTCTCAACTGACTGAGGAACTCACCCGGGTGGAGACGTCCATTCGTTCCCTCGGCATCCAGAACCGGTCCAACGAGAACCGGGTGGGCCGCCTGCTCAACATCAACACCTGA
- a CDS encoding glutamate-cysteine ligase family protein, producing MGLDIPHSQFCDADFEEFKRRLHRETDHLSAWFRDGAFDNQPGACGFELEAWLVNSQFQPAPMNDVILPTINHGLVVPELARFNFEINSTPQTLSPHMFRDMDNELAAIWELCEHRARDHDCGVMTIGILPTITDDALTVANMSSNCRYRALNEQVLRLRNGRNLILEIDGNDRLYVEHDDVMLESVTTSLQIHIQCPPQNAARHYNLSQILAAPMAAVTANSPYLFGRDLWDETRIPAFEQSIAVASFRAADGRTIGRATFGTGYAHSSILEPFLENLYAYPVLLPIHFEDREEDLSHLRLHNGTIWRWTRPLVGVNAHGVPHLRIEHRVPAAGPSRPDIIANIAFLLGLMVHFVNEDTRLEEKIPFMQARDNFYRAAKNGLCAEIKWAGDRTVRMQELILEHLVPAARKGLQRAGVDRADIDHYIHGIIAERVRSGQNGARWQRDFVARYGRDMAALTAAYYHKQHSHRPVHTWSV from the coding sequence ATGGGCCTGGACATCCCGCATTCCCAGTTTTGCGACGCGGACTTTGAAGAGTTCAAACGACGCCTCCACCGCGAGACGGACCACCTTTCCGCCTGGTTCCGCGACGGCGCGTTCGACAACCAGCCGGGAGCCTGCGGGTTCGAACTGGAAGCGTGGCTGGTGAACTCGCAGTTCCAGCCCGCGCCGATGAACGACGTCATCCTGCCCACCATCAACCACGGTCTCGTGGTGCCGGAACTCGCCCGCTTCAATTTCGAAATCAACAGCACGCCGCAAACCCTGTCCCCGCACATGTTCCGCGACATGGACAACGAACTCGCCGCCATCTGGGAGTTGTGCGAGCACCGCGCGCGGGACCACGACTGCGGCGTGATGACCATCGGCATCCTGCCGACCATCACCGACGACGCGCTGACCGTCGCCAACATGTCGTCCAACTGCCGCTACCGGGCGCTCAACGAGCAGGTGCTGCGCCTGCGCAACGGCCGCAACCTGATTCTTGAAATCGACGGCAACGACCGCCTGTACGTGGAGCACGACGACGTCATGCTGGAATCGGTGACGACGTCGCTGCAGATCCACATCCAGTGCCCGCCGCAGAACGCGGCGCGGCATTACAACCTGTCGCAGATACTGGCGGCGCCGATGGCCGCCGTCACCGCCAACTCGCCGTACCTGTTCGGCCGGGACTTGTGGGACGAGACGCGCATCCCGGCGTTCGAGCAGTCGATCGCTGTCGCCAGTTTCCGCGCTGCGGACGGACGCACCATCGGCCGCGCCACCTTCGGCACCGGTTACGCGCACAGCTCCATCCTCGAACCGTTCCTCGAAAACCTGTACGCCTACCCCGTCCTGCTCCCCATCCACTTCGAGGACCGCGAGGAAGACCTGAGCCACCTGCGCCTGCACAACGGCACCATCTGGCGCTGGACCCGGCCGCTCGTCGGGGTGAACGCCCACGGCGTGCCGCACCTGCGCATCGAACACCGTGTGCCCGCCGCCGGACCGAGCCGGCCCGACATCATCGCCAATATCGCCTTCCTGCTCGGCCTCATGGTGCATTTCGTCAACGAAGACACACGTCTGGAGGAAAAAATCCCGTTCATGCAGGCGCGCGACAATTTTTACCGCGCCGCCAAAAACGGCCTGTGCGCGGAGATCAAGTGGGCGGGCGACCGCACCGTGCGCATGCAGGAGTTGATCCTGGAACACCTTGTACCCGCGGCGCGGAAAGGACTTCAACGCGCCGGAGTGGACCGCGCGGACATCGATCATTACATTCACGGCATCATCGCCGAGCGGGTGCGGTCGGGGCAGAACGGCGCGCGCTGGCAGAGGGACTTTGTGGCTAGGTACGGACGCGACATGGCCGCGCTGACCGCCGCCTACTACCACAAACAACACTCGCACCGGCCGGTGCACACGTGGAGCGTGTGA
- the flgN gene encoding flagellar export chaperone FlgN has protein sequence MTSKLAEQIMNGLESQKTGYNKLLELAGQQKEAIDAGDDEKLVRVIQHKEQHLRSMQELEQALKESANTLTDQDRQDLQERARPLQNQVLDVMEKLIELENTCTETLKAKAVNTREELTELKTRKNNIKQYGMFGVKGTEFSGDA, from the coding sequence ATGACTTCCAAACTGGCAGAACAGATCATGAACGGCCTCGAGTCCCAGAAAACGGGGTACAACAAGCTTCTGGAACTGGCCGGTCAGCAGAAAGAGGCCATCGATGCCGGAGACGATGAAAAGCTGGTGCGGGTGATCCAGCACAAGGAACAGCATCTTCGCTCGATGCAGGAACTGGAGCAGGCCCTGAAGGAAAGCGCCAACACGCTGACCGATCAGGACCGTCAGGATCTTCAGGAACGGGCCCGCCCGTTACAGAATCAAGTGCTCGACGTGATGGAAAAACTGATCGAGCTGGAAAACACGTGTACGGAAACCCTGAAGGCGAAAGCTGTGAACACGCGGGAAGAGTTGACGGAACTGAAAACCCGCAAGAACAACATCAAGCAGTACGGTATGTTTGGCGTCAAGGGAACGGAATTTTCCGGTGATGCCTGA
- the fliD gene encoding flagellar filament capping protein FliD, whose product MALLSNNILGNFNLSLTGTLNLRSLLSPLNLGGTLGGLGQVLSGITDSIVDQVDLSPEAAEGVLGLGRTIGSPLPNRGAILASSFSFVQRGFPVISDLRGPLSALRVAQSGRFLTENFRDTGLPLLDEFTKRDSVVQLQDDALGDLRSRLEKLQRSVETLRQTGALNLLTGFSSDRNIVQVTANETAPISRFQVNVVQQATRELRVSDAQALGALGLSGSFSINGVEVTVAASDTLLDIANKINRGEDVNGNGVLDGPEDFNGNGLIDIIEIPATPFFEGLFIIEDANNNGVLDPAEDANGNGILDGGTAQTGVTATLSADNRLELTAAEGERINLDDPDGLLLQLGFFTLNSQNVSVLKDKQLVTVNNQVTDLNRLAQNAVIEIGGKQFQSATNTFGDILNGVTIRLRGTSSQAVEVGVRVDAKSAAEQIETLVDRFNDAIQAFNKILGGDKVFARDLDIQTLRNNLVRNSQGILEQINERDARTQEQARFQKNTRSLGINSVNTQKTEFQEIGLTNAVRNLKDYSTDLFQHVGSKLFRELSAIGIQTESDDTLKINRPQLERSLNQNPGKVFNILTREEGGILSRIEPILELALSDNLGILNFKQEQIRELSQVPSKVAELFQENASNDLLRNLIAVV is encoded by the coding sequence ATGGCACTTTTGAGCAATAACATTCTTGGCAATTTCAACCTTTCCCTGACGGGAACGTTGAATCTGCGCTCACTCCTGTCGCCTCTGAATCTGGGCGGGACCCTGGGTGGATTGGGCCAGGTGCTGTCCGGGATCACGGACAGCATTGTGGACCAGGTGGACCTGTCTCCGGAAGCCGCAGAAGGCGTTCTGGGTCTCGGACGCACCATCGGATCGCCCCTTCCCAATCGCGGTGCCATTCTGGCGAGTTCCTTCAGCTTCGTGCAACGGGGATTCCCGGTGATCAGCGATCTGCGCGGGCCCCTGTCGGCATTGCGGGTTGCCCAGAGTGGCCGCTTTTTGACTGAGAATTTTAGGGATACGGGCCTCCCCTTGCTCGATGAGTTCACCAAACGCGACTCGGTGGTGCAGTTGCAGGACGATGCCCTGGGCGACCTGCGCTCGCGGCTGGAGAAACTGCAGCGCTCGGTGGAGACCCTGCGCCAGACCGGAGCGCTCAACCTGCTGACGGGCTTTTCCTCCGATCGCAACATCGTTCAGGTAACCGCAAACGAGACAGCCCCGATATCCCGCTTTCAAGTGAATGTGGTGCAACAGGCCACCCGCGAGTTGCGCGTGTCCGACGCCCAGGCTCTTGGAGCATTGGGCTTGAGCGGCAGTTTTTCCATCAACGGAGTGGAGGTGACCGTCGCCGCCAGCGACACGCTTCTCGACATCGCCAACAAGATCAACCGCGGCGAAGACGTGAACGGCAACGGCGTGCTGGACGGTCCGGAAGATTTCAACGGCAACGGCCTGATCGATATCATAGAAATCCCGGCCACCCCGTTTTTTGAGGGCCTGTTCATCATCGAGGACGCCAACAACAATGGCGTGCTGGACCCGGCGGAAGATGCCAACGGCAACGGCATCCTGGACGGCGGCACGGCCCAAACCGGTGTCACCGCCACCCTGTCAGCGGACAACCGCCTGGAGCTGACCGCGGCGGAAGGAGAACGCATCAATCTGGACGACCCCGACGGTCTCCTTCTCCAACTCGGATTCTTCACGCTCAACAGCCAGAACGTTTCCGTGCTCAAGGACAAACAGCTTGTCACCGTCAACAACCAGGTGACGGACCTGAACCGGCTGGCGCAGAATGCGGTGATCGAAATTGGCGGAAAACAGTTTCAAAGCGCGACCAACACGTTTGGCGACATCCTGAACGGAGTCACGATCAGACTCAGGGGCACCTCCAGCCAGGCTGTTGAGGTGGGGGTGCGGGTCGATGCCAAAAGTGCGGCAGAACAGATTGAAACGCTTGTGGACCGGTTCAACGACGCAATCCAGGCATTCAACAAAATTCTGGGCGGCGACAAGGTGTTTGCCCGCGACCTCGATATTCAAACCCTGCGCAACAACCTGGTCCGGAATTCGCAGGGGATCCTTGAACAGATCAACGAAAGAGATGCACGCACGCAGGAACAGGCCCGGTTCCAGAAAAACACCCGGTCCCTCGGCATCAACAGCGTCAACACCCAAAAGACCGAGTTTCAGGAAATCGGCCTCACCAACGCGGTGCGCAACCTGAAAGACTATTCGACAGATTTATTCCAACACGTTGGCAGCAAACTGTTCCGGGAACTGTCGGCCATAGGCATCCAGACGGAGTCGGACGATACGCTGAAAATCAATCGCCCCCAGCTGGAACGGTCCCTGAACCAGAACCCTGGAAAGGTTTTTAATATCCTGACTCGCGAAGAAGGTGGTATCCTTTCCAGAATCGAACCGATACTCGAACTGGCACTCAGCGACAATCTGGGTATCCTGAATTTCAAACAGGAACAAATCCGTGAACTTTCGCAGGTGCCTTCCAAGGTGGCCGAGCTGTTCCAGGAAAATGCCAGCAATGACCTGTTGCGCAACCTGATCGCGGTGGTATGA